A part of Perca fluviatilis chromosome 15, GENO_Pfluv_1.0, whole genome shotgun sequence genomic DNA contains:
- the si:dkeyp-69e1.8 gene encoding GTPase IMAP family member 7 — MSTSELRLVVLGRAGAGKGSAVQTILGLQDSQPGTEAAVIQECSKHRGEAAGRQVVVVSCPPWFGSGCDPEERRRHISSFIALSSPGPHAFLLCVPVNQPADAEAKALDVLKELFGPSAVSTNTIVLFTHTEELAEDEQLEEYLVTWRKDLRALVERCSDHYHTLETRGEEPEDGRAVEELLEKVEQAARESGAPYFTCALYREAEEKVRERQVEIARQRRGEDSRPEENVTEEEMAAVRDEAERSLADLNVNIESVFPSAVSPSSPAASSSVWGLWEKLKGWMRWLPMMVRVEALLGSLVSLFVGGQYGGMMGATVGSVATEVGRRKVKKTK; from the exons ATGTCAACATCTG AGCTGAGGCTGGTGGTGCTGGGCCGGGCGGGGGCAGGAAAGGGATCAGCAGTCCAGACCATCCTGGGCCTGCAGGACTCTCAACCCGGCACAGAGGCCGCCGTCATCCAGGAGTGCAGCAAACACCGAGGAGAGGCTGCAGGCCGACAG GTTGTGGTTGTCTCCTGTCCACCGTGGTTCGGCTCAGGCTGCGACCCCGAGGAACGGAGACGGCACATCTCCTCCTTCATCGCCCTGTCCAGCCCGGGGCCGCACGCCttcctgctgtgtgtccctgtgaacCAGCCGGCCGACGCCGAGGCCAAGGCGCTGGACGTCCTGAAGGAGCTGTTCGGCCCCTCGGCGGTCAGCACCAACACCATCGTGCTCTTCACCCACACCGAGGAGCTGGCGGAGGACGAGCAGCTGGAGGAATACCTCGTCACGTGGCGCAAGGACCTCCGGGCGCTGGTGGAAAGATGCAGCGACCATTACCACACGCTGGAGACGCGCGGCGAGGAACCAGAGGATGGGCGAGCGGTGGAGGAGCTGCTGGAGAAGGTCGAGCAGGCGGCGAGAGAGAGCGGGGCGCCGTACTTCACCTGCGCTCTGTACCGCGAGGCCGAGGAAAAAGTCCGAGAGAGGCAGGTGGAGATCgcgagacagaggagaggagaggactcACGACCTGAGGAAAACGTCACGGAGGAAGAAATGGCGGCAGTGCGGGACGAAGCGGAGAGGAGCTTAGCTgacttaaatgtgaatatagaAAGTGTTTTCCCCTCTGCAGTCTCCCCTTCTTCCCCCGCTGCCTCTTCGTCTGTCTGGGGCTTGTGGGAGAAGCTGAAAGGCTGGATGAGGTGGCTGCCCATGATGGTGAGAGTGGAGGCCCTGCTGGGATCACTAGTCAGCCTGTTTGTGGGAGGGCAGTATGGAGGTATGATGGGGGCCACTGTGGGGTCGGTGGCTACTGAGGTAGGGAgaagaaaagtaaagaaaactAAATGA